CCAGGGCGTGGCTGGGGCCGTTGTCGGGGTGGACGACCGCGGTGAGGCGCGGCAGGCCGAGTTCGCCGAACGCGACCTGCAGCCAGGCGCCGGCGGCCTCCGTGGCCAGACCGCGGCCCTGCGCGTGCCGGGCGAGGACGTAGCCGAGCTCGACCTCGTCCCACGCCGGCCACGGGTGCAGCCCCGCCCGGCCGAGGAGGTCCCCCGTCGCACGGTCGAGCAGCGCGCTCTGCCCGAAGCCACGCTCGCGCCAGACCGCCTCGAAGCGCTGCACCTGGGCGGCGGTGCCCTCGGCGTCGAGCGCCGAGCCGCCGACGTACCGGGCCACCTCGGGGTCGGCGTACACCCGCGCGAGGGCCGGGGCGTGTTCCCTGGACAGCGGCGGCATCAGGAGCCGGGACGTCTCCAGCTGCACGTGCGCACGGTATCCGGCCACCAGTCGGCGCTGGGGTGTCCAGACCATCGGGACATCTGTGGACAGACGTCTGACCTGGGGATTCGTGAGGATCACGGCCCTCGTCTGCGGTAGACTTCGAACACGTGATCGGGCCGGTGGGAGGGGTGTTCGTGGACGAGCTGCTGGCCTCCGTCGATGCTCTGGCCGCCG
This window of the Geodermatophilus sp. DSM 44513 genome carries:
- a CDS encoding GNAT family N-acetyltransferase, whose amino-acid sequence is MQLETSRLLMPPLSREHAPALARVYADPEVARYVGGSALDAEGTAAQVQRFEAVWRERGFGQSALLDRATGDLLGRAGLHPWPAWDEVELGYVLARHAQGRGLATEAAGAWLQVAFGELGLPRLTAVVHPDNGPSHALATRLGFRVHREDVTPADVPVVVYERLQRSGWTSRPIASRASGA